The Vigna angularis cultivar LongXiaoDou No.4 chromosome 9, ASM1680809v1, whole genome shotgun sequence DNA window TATGCAGTCATCACCTTTTCAGAAAGACAATTGCAGAAACAGCAGTTATTTTAACAGCATGCAACATTGAAATCTGATACATGTACGTAATATATGTAAACATGATTTACCACATCGTATGTTGGAATCTTCAATCAAGATATGTTTTGAAGCAAAAATGTCAATTCCATCAGTGTTGTAACTGTTACCAGGGGAATCAATGCTGATATTAGAGAATGTGGCATTCTCACAATTATTTATCCTTATGTGAGCTTTTGGGCTGTTGGTGATGGTCACGTGACTTACACTAAGATCATTACAAAACTTGAATCTAAGAATCTGCATCAACCACAAACATCTACTTCAAAAACATGTTATGTTATCAGTTATGGCAGTTTAACTAGTATAATATGATCTggttttgacattttttttaaattttacgaAACATATGCAAAGATGCGTTGGAAGTCCAtgtcgactagagataaagtcaatttataatatataagtagataTAAACATTATCTTTGAAGCCGATTTTGTAGGATTGAATTAACTTGAAGTtcatttcttataaaaaaatgcaTTATATGTTGTAACTTCCAATTATCAAttcatgtatatattttaaagataaaatgtgATGTACTATTCCATAAGATTCATTCCACATTTAGatttataatcaaatatattgtatttgatTGTGAAGACAAAAAACATAGTTTAGATAGAATAGTCAAACCGTTGGTCTTCCACATGGTTGGCATTGCCACCAAGAAGCACCATAACCATCGATTGATCCTCCACTCCCATCAATTGAGAGATTAGTTACGTTTGTGATTTCAATCAAATTACTTCTACCTTTTACCCATTCATCTTTGCTAGGTGCAACAATTTTTCCTTGAAGCTGCAAGATATTTTTGTAGCAAGATAATTTTAGATATAGTTTTCATACGCATAAGTAGAATATTATATCTCTGTGAACATGAATGTTACATGAAAATTTTGGTCTAATGATTATGAAACAGAGAATACTACAATgtagaatttataatttaaggTGTTAATGTTTTAATCTCTATCGAATGTAGAATTTATAATtccgtttttattttttaaatcagaTTTCACAGTaacaaattgaaaagaaaaatgaattttgtaatttgatttttaaagcAAACTATTTAAAAAGTCTATTTGGCAttacttattaatttattctgAAAAAAGAAGCAATTATTCAACAAGTGATACGGTTTATAGATTCCTCCAAAATTAAACCAATTAAATGAGTGAATAAACGAAACTTAGAACTCAATTGAGATTAACAAGAATCAATGTTTTGCAACTGTAATTTACTTCAAGGAAATCAAGTACATAAGCTAAATTGTATATTTAACACAAGAATTAATATCTCATATGCTATACAATTTTGTCtgcataatttatttcattcaaGTAAATTACAAGTGTTGCGTAGCTTTTTCTGGTGTTATTTTAGTCCACTTAACCCAATTggcaaaaaatattattcatttgattttaaattttattttaattgaagctaaattaaatatatatgtaatttaagCCTACTCTTTATTGGCTTGATGCAAAATGAAACACTGTTTGAGAAAGAGACAAAATTTCTACTCGAATTTGTTTGTAAGAGTATATTAAAAAGGGTAGAAAAGACATTGAAAGTTTATTATTGAAAATGTAttggagaaataaataatttaggaaaaaaaattaaaataatttacacaCCGAATCAAAATTCACATAGTTATAAGAAAAACATTGGtaccattaaaaataaaattcagtaaaatcaaagaaaaatattttacaccaccaaaatttaaataaaaaaaaaagtcaatccAAAATTAAAGAAGTTATACCTTAATATTAACTTTTGTGGCAATGCACGGACCATTGAGGGCTATGCCTTTCAGCAAGAATGCTCCTTTTTGTGGTATAATAAGAGTTGGTGTTCCTTTTGTTCCACATGTATCTTTCCATGCACTCTCAAAAGcctacattaataaaaaaagacaaagattaatctaaaaaatatattaaattagaaagattaaattcaaaattatcaaataaaagtGATATTTCTCATGAAGtataatttaaactaaattaaaagaaagaaaggaaaaaaagtaCCCTGGAATCATCTGACTTGCCATCACCATGAGCACCATAATCTATCACATTATAAGTGTTTTTCTCTGTTATAACAGTCGACCTTACACACAAACATGGTGaaacaaaaccaataatcaaaagaaaaattattaatcttTGCATGTTTGAGAAGAATGAGATTGATATGAGTTGAAGAGTGGGATTGGAATTTAAATAGATATTGTAATATACTTAAATAGAGATTTGATCACAGAAAGAAAGAACGTAAAAGTATATTCAATGTGTTATTAATTAGGGAAGGAATTAACGcatcaataataatatcattgattatattaattatagagttgattagttttattttcaaaaattatataatgtttgttcataataaatattatctttcatatatgttgatgtaattaaatattatttattatatttattatattcaatataaactgttctttaattcttttattaaacccttcaaattaaattaaagagaaaatatacTTTGACACGTTGACAATCATTTTacacattattttatattttgaataaaaataatttgtaatatcGTTCTAAAAGATTTTAAACTCACTGATGTTctccattttaataaaatatttctaatttatttctaatttgaACCCAATTAccttaatattaatgtttttataatatataaagtaatatttttaataaaagaataactCTATTActaaaactattataataaaagacatatttattattattattattatattattattattaccattattattattattattattattattattattcttattattattattcttattattattattattcttttattattattattattattcaggGAATATACTCCAAACAATTTTAATGTCATGCTTAAAAAAATTACCTATCACGCAGAAACTTGCATAATTCCATgatcaaacaattttatgataaaCCTTCTTATTATAATAGATgtctatataatatttttatgtatttggtAAAAAAGAAAGTCTCGATGACCATAGTTTTGACATCAATATTTATAGTAGTGATATTTTTCGtcataaaaaaagttgtaaCGATTTCCTACtttattagaattttaatttcatcaaaaaAGATTTTGTGGTAAAGTGCCAATGTATATGAATTCTTCAAGTTGTAGttcataaaaaatcaaatatacaaGGAAtcttgattattataaaatttgaagatCTGTTTAGGttatagttatttatattaCAATACACATgcaattaagtaaaaaataataaatagatatttataatatttgtatgtCGTATTATTCTTATCAAACtttaaattatacattaatgcgaatataaaaaatataataaaacaaatatttatagcTAATTATATTGTTACCTTTCGACATAATtagatttaatattaattaacttaggtgtaattataaaaaaatgagttataaTTAGGTGGTTGCTAATTTGGaacttatttcaaaatttattaattaagtttgaAGTAAAGAGATAAGTGattacattttataaatatttattataaagacgattttatgataatcgattataaagGCAACCTTCTtattaataatcgattattcattaatacaaaaatatcatataatgtTATTGTTTTTTGGTCTTTCATGTCGAATTTAAGGTTGACGTCATATCCatgtcgaatttaaaaaataagacgttaatcaaattgacatcgaattttgttaatatttgacgttaaacaatttgtttatttattttaattaattataatccctttttacaactttacaagacttgaaaagtagaaaaacaacaaattttaattttttgtattttataaagcatgaactataaACGTGTAGTATAATATTAACAactaacaacaataacaaacaaaaaataagttcaatcaaacaacaacaacaacaaaaaacaagttcaaccaaataacaacaacaaaaaacaacaacaaacaagtttaacaaataagttcttcaaaacgaaaacgaaaactaaccttcaaaaggtgggttcgtcagAATAATGTGTttccaccagtgagagagaaagcagaatgcgcctatcaCTACTAAAAAAACAATGTATAACGTCACGCATTTAACGTCTaaccactgaatagccaacgttaaaaataactggtgacatttttgtaaataaatgcaattattaaacgtcatttagaattgtaattcgacgtacaaggatataaaacgtcgaatgccccagTGTTAGAcattaaaaggttagtgaattcaataaaaatttgagcgggagattgaaaattcattcactttatcttattgcgcgagaccctcttctcttctcaaacttttcttgaacgaagtttgacgactattacatgtaatctttctttcttttgatacaaatgcattttatgtatgattttcgtttgttttaaccgatttcTTTCGTGCTTTTGTTCTTCATAGCGCATTCTACTTTCTTTGTCAccggtgacgacactttattccgataacccaccttttgaaggttagttttcgttttgaagaatttatttgttgaacttgcttgttgatttttttgtcaaacttgtttgttgttgtttggttaaacttgtttgttattgttgtttgattgaacttatttgttgttggttattgttgcttgttgttgatactacgttcatagttcttactttataaaataccaaaaactgaaatttattatttttctgcttttcaggtctcgtagagttgtaaaaaatgatcacaattaattttaacaaacaaaaaaaaattattaacgtcgtatattgaaaaaattcgacgttaatttaatgttgaattttttaaattcgacgtcaatttaacgtctcctgatattaCGTCGTTTCCTAATGcgccgttaaaagcccaaaatattagACGTTGTACGTGATTTTGGTACTAGtgtatgaaggacaagaacacgaaaataatccgtcaaaacaaacaaaaattatacataaagtagttaattaacatgcatttgtatcaaatgaaagaaagattacatgtgatggtcgtcaaacttcttTCGAgcaaagtttgagaagagaatagggtctcgcgcgctaagataaagtgaatgaattttcaatctcccgctcaaattaaaaaagggaaacttttggctgacaaataatacgtcgacgctcctacaaaattaaaaaggggttactttttggcttatggctgacaaataatacgtcgaagcccttacagaattcgacgtattatttgttgtttaaaagaaaaaaaaattaaaaagagtgACTATTTGGCTTCTGACTAACAAATATTACGTCGAACCCAATAGGATTCGAactattggtggtttaaaagaaagaagaaagagaatgacgcgctgatttaaataattatcatcaTAGAACGTGGAATTGAATAAGGCTTCGACGTTCtaaaattgcatttatttacaaaaattccaccggtcatttttagcgttggctattcagtggttggacatTAAACGCATGACGTTATACAATGTTTTTGAACTAGTGATTCCAGAGAAAAGTTCAGAGAAAATTCATATAAAGacctaataatcaattatcaattattCTAAAGAAAATTCATATAAAGACGATCTTCTgactgaaataatcgattatcacacctgataatcgattattccagagaattttgaagaaaagataacattcttactgaaataatcgattatcacacctGATCATAGATTATTCTTATCAGTTTTGACATTAATATGATTTTTCGTATTTGGTTGCACCTAAGACTCGTCCAAATGACCAAAATCAATACTCTTGCTCGTAGAATTGATTCACAAACATGTTTATACTAAAAAGTGGATACTATTTTGATCTTTTGCCAAGATTTAGTTGCACTAATTCATTCCAACACTCTGAAAGATAACATATCAAATTTGACACCTTACCAACCTTATTTTTGTGTACTAAGAGTCCAACAagttttaaaaatcttataaataaacCTTAAACTTTAGGTTTTCCCTTTCCACCCCTATCTCAAAATTTCACCTATCAAAACTCCTTTCTTAGATAAAAACTAGCATATAACTCACCTATTTTATCCTTCCCAATTAACATTAGATTCTTGGTTATTTGAAGTtctaaataagtttaaaatgatCTAAAAATAGCTAACCAACATCAATTTTAGTTCCAAAATCACTCTTATAAAAATTCACCTACAAAAATCCCAATTTAGACCGAAAACCAACCCAACAACACTCCATTTTTACTACTCTCAACTCAATAACAGATTTATACTTCATCGAACTCCAAAACAGTAGCATCACATGTTTAAGCAATCTTCATTTCACAACATACACCACAATATTCACCAGTAGACAAACACTCACTCATTAAGATACAAACTTCATACAAATTGTAACAAATTCAACCAAGTACATCTCACACTTTATCTAACATGATTACATACTTcttaatatgaaattaaagcaaatatcactagtaaaaaaagaggTTTTTAACTCGCACCATTAAGCTTTGgtttcaaaaaaattgaagcgtatcaaaacgcggtggcaattttgtaatttttgcgAAACTATATGCCCCAGTTCAATTGGAACAGATGCCTAAGGagtatactgcctcggttctctgaccaaccgaggcaaaaaaacTCTACTTTTCCTTTGCAAATCAGCTTCTTCACATgccaactttttcaaaataggccTACTGTCTCGGTTCTGTGCATAACCAAGGCAGTATGTCCTGCCAAAAGCTGACAAGCTCTGTATCTGAATgtttcaaatcaattttgtcaacctctactacctcggttccaTTTGAACCAATGTCATAAGGCCTTTATGCATCGGTTTAACCGCGAACCGATGCCTATAGTTAGAAATATCTTTAAAGTtttccatttataattttctttttgaattttttttgaaagGTTTACGCATCAGTTGTGTTTAGAACTGAGCCAGTAGAGTCTTATTACCTGAGTTGTCtacttaaccgaggtaataacttcttcaatttttaaatttcagacCTTTCATTCTCCCCTTCCACAACCTTCTCACCACCACCATGCTCAACTCCCACCAAACAAACGTAACCTCAGACTCACCATGCTCAACTCCCACCAAACAAATGtaaagttatgaagttatatgttaagaaatgagtttgaatatatatgaattctgaatatgaaatttcCCTAAGATAGTGTATGTTCGTTACCGAACAGTCTTTGACCGTTTGGTTTTCTGAGCGaacttggttagaattggattctttcatttgggaagaatcctagttgagggcGAGTGTCTTCGTGTTgtaatactatgtttgagcgttcggccaaagcATAGTTGTGTCTTGGTATTCCGTGATAAGCTTAagtgtatatgtatatatatatatatatatatatatatatatatatatatatatatatatatatatatatatatatatgtatttgtatattttagtcattcttaaacactacttcaatagtattttagtatatttatcaagcccCTTCTCTTTAAGTTTAATAGCACTaggtcttataccaagtgttcgtcctaagcaagtgtttggtcttacaccagatATGCGTTCTAGCTCCTTAAGCTAAATttcataataagagcgttcgttcaagcccactagggttcgctcactatagtgttcagtctttaaCTGGCATTCGTATTTCTTGATACTAAACCTAAATAATCTAAGTtttcataagcgttcggtttcttcatgggAATTCCTCTACGTATTATCCTTTGAATATCTTGGAGTGTCTGTGTCCATTGgttccggcctagagccttAGTACTGAGCATGGTCATTTAGGTGTTCGGTTGGAGTTCTTAAGAGTcggttcatctaattggctcattttGTAATTAAAGTTCGTTCTATTCGTTTCTTGTGATATATGATtttactcggtttctttctcaaaccgATAGTAAGACTCTTGGTCTAAATCCATTATGGAACTagagacctctcggtctcgctccaaTTATTCGGTCTCGTTCTGAGTCAGGGTTGAACGTTCGATAAATTGTATTTGAACGGATCTTTGTGTGAAATGTTTAATTGAGATGATTATTAacgaaagatgaagagaatgtgatatggATTTGAAATgtttggattatggacgagcgttccggggaggaacgactcatgaatgaatattggaattggtaaagtatgactgtgggcatgctaagatggctgttcatcctgatgttccgtgagtactcgtcttcacgtagagaagggtaggtcatgtgtgggaacggcaggaggtcctagtccttaggggtactttggacagataggactaacctcgggtggcaactgatGAGGGCATCccaattactacatcacccgggtgaacgaacgcctgtagctacacagatttcatacagtccggacagtcagtctagtaataggttTTGTATGATACGTATGTTGAAATTCATCTTGTGTGTTGGATTGtttaaaatgtatgtttatgcatgaattaaattacataagcttaccctgtgtttcatGTCTTGTcatgttttgtacgttcgtctttgtcattgcaatgatcatccatgtggatgtgagcagaaggagacgtacTTCTAGAAGAGACGCTGGAGGAAGATAACCTGGTCGAGGTTGAAGTAAAGACCGAAGAGTAGGACGTTCGGCTAATTATTGTAAGGTGGTCGTTTGATCATCTTCCctatttgttttaatatgaCCGTTCGATATCTTCTTTTGTGAACCGTTTGGTCAGAAGTGTACCTATGTACAACTTTGTTTAATAGTAATGCTtagtaaggccgttcggccgtAAACGTACGTTCTCTTCTAGagtaagactgatctgtatattattaaatgtgattattctattatatagttttagactgtatttttgggatgttacaataattaatgacaataatttttaattatatttattaatattaattaaaatgtaatatataggtaaaattcataatatattaaatatggtAATATTTTGGtcataataatcaattgaaattatatactttttttaatatacagtATTCTTTAGacactttattaataaatttcttatgaaaattaaatatttttatcatagttattaaatataatatataattgttattagGATTCACATACTAAAATTCCTAAACCAACACGTCCTTTTAcacttttataaaagtaattcatattaaataaattattaaatagaaGGTGGCCTTTTAATTTCAATAGTAAATTTGTTCTTAAATGGTTACAAATGCTTTCTCAGCATAAAACGATAATTGTAATGTTTGACGTTTAATAACAACTGTAAACAGACTCgacttttaataaaatgtttacattttcCGATGATCTCACttaaaagagaaatattatgttttgttctgtaattttaatccaaataaattaaattatggatgattaaatatatttttagttttaaatattaaaatgaaaatgaatttttttatctaaaattgtgatatattttgattttcataaatgcaaaataaattaatatagttattttaatctaattatgttaaaaaaaattatttataaaatacatttcataaaagacattgaattaaaaagtatcaaataataaaaataattcaaattctaatataaaatgcatttaatattgaaaaaaattaatataattaaattaaaaaagttatagaaatttatttttacagtttaaaaatcaaattgtttaaagttttggacataaataaattttaattttatatcaaatttcaggaattaaaagtatttttaatccTGTTAGTAATATacttataaaaaacataatattattttattaaaagacaaTTCTTTATAAATTGTCTGAAAAACTTAAAGTCATATTTAGCGgtgtttaatattaaatatttatatttaagtcTTAACATCATTTTCCATCTATTGTACACTAACATCGCAAATTAATGAGTTATAAATCCACTTTAATTATTCTCTTGTATGGAAACAATATCATCTTTTGTGATATATACATGTTCCTAAGTATTATAATTCTATTTTCTCTCTATCACTGTATTAAACAGAAAATTGATGCATATGATAATTGAAACTATGAATgtattctttattattattattattttcttctactacttataaaaaaatttaaaatagagttAAACGTAAAATatgcataatatatatatatatatatatatatataaggaaacgtgtattatattatttaaataagttataatttaatgttaacttctattttaataattttttgaaaatgtttttttcacttagcatttatgaaattttgaaataacaCATTATCTATtattcaattcttctttcaatgAGAAAAATGGTCAAAAAGCATTTGTTTAGATAAAATATCAAGATAATGATTTTGCGATATTGTAAATAGTCATAGAATTAATAAATtctatgtgaaaaaaaaaataacagtttgAGGGTAATTTCAGCAAAAGTCAAATATAGAAGGGCGAGCAACTCTATTGATACCTCAAGCAAAATATATTTGATCAAAAGATTAAACCTAAATGATCCATGCAAGGCTCTAAATGTTATTAAGGTATTTAATAGGGTGTTTATAGGGTTTAACgagtttaaatatgtttttctcttcaaattcttataaaaaattatgttttcttcttaaattaaattgtagAGTATTTCGTCTCCATAGATATATCCACTTGTGGTGGTTGGTAGTGAATACATCATGGTTGCATGGTGTTATAGTGTATGAATGTTgaaaaggtgtggtggtggtaGTTGGTGAGGCATGTATAGAAAAAGGATCTTCTATATCGATTTTTAAACTagtatagaaaaaatatattatatatcaattttaaaattatacagaaaaggaactttttatattaattttagaattaatatcCAAAGTTCATTACTTTCTATAACTCTTGTTTTGTATCTTTTCTAACCAATATAAAAAGGTTTTTCTGCAACAGTGAAACACAAtactttatataaattttggtTTGAGTCCCTAGCAATATTTggatctataattttttttatgtatgtatCTTTCACTTTGCATACCGAAAAGGATACCACAAATGtcatctttattaattttatttgttattattaataaataaaaaagcttTAGGGTGATAGATATTGCATAGTAGACAAGGAAATCGAGAAAATATACTAAATTCACAACATCTCCATGTTCCTTAGAAATGCTATAAATATTGGAAATATCTAACAAGGTTAATTTCCCTTATATTAAATCTACCACCACCAAGGTTGGCATgggaatttattttatatacaagaTACTTTTGGAACGGTGGATCCAATCGTCCCATTAGCAATATTCTTACAAAAAGCATAGGCATGTTTGGAAGATTTTGAAGAGACAATGTAAATTTGATCCAATGTAATGTTGAAACAACCAGATGGGCTACAGTTCAAATTAATTCACTACAACAAAACATGGAATTACCGACGGCTTTTTATCGACGGACTTAGTTCCGTCGGTAAATGATGCATTACCGACGGCTTTTACCGACGGATgcaaaaaaatgtattttaccGACGGATAtgggccttcggtaattaccgacggccaaaagccttcggtaaagccttcggtaattaccgacggccaaaagccttcggtaaaaagAGCGGCAAAATTCCCGCCCATTTTTTCACTCTCTCTACGCAaagtttatacatttttatcaCTCACAAATCGCTTCCTCTGCTAtatttctcaccttttctcaCCTTCTCTGCCCCCATTTTTCTCTACTGTGCAACCATCTTCCCACACTGTCACCGGTGCCGCTGGGAGAACGCCACCGCAGCCTTTGGGAGGACGCGACCGCTGCCATGGGAGGACGCCACCGTTGTTGTGGGAGGACGCCGCCGCTGCTGTGGGAGGACGCCGCCGCTGCTGTGGGAGGACGCCGCTGCTGCTGTGGGAGAAGTGCCGCTGCCGTGGGAGAAGCGCCGCTGCCGTGGGAGAAGCGCCGCTGCCGTGGGAGAAGCGCCGCTGCTGCCGTGGGAGAAGCGCCGCTGCCGTGGGTGAAGCGCCGCCGCCGTCACTGGAGAGCACCACCGTTGCCATGGGAGAACACCACCGTGCAAGCTTCACTGCCATTTgggattttttcaattttagggtttctaaaacaattaaagAACCGAAGTGTAGCctctgattttggttttggaatgaataaaattgttgttttggtttaggaatgaagaaatttgggtaaaaaaaactgaaaaacgaAGGATACAGGAGAaggggaaagaggaagaagatgaaccagatcgacgtatttaccgaaggcttttggccttcggtaaagccttcggtaattgttagcgacaagagatttaccgaCGGCTCGATGGCCGTCGGTAGGCCGTCTGTAAATGTCTTTTTCCGACGGCTTTTGGTTGTTTCCGAGGGATTtgggccttcggtaatgcccttcgaGAAAATATACTAAATTCACAACATCTCCATGTTCCTTAGAAATGCTATAAATATTGGAAATATCTAACAAGGTTAATTTCCCTTATATTAAATCTACCACCACCAAGGTTGGCATgggaatttattttatatacaagaTACTTTTGGAACGGTGGATCCAATCGTCCCATTAGCAATATTCTTACAAAAAGCATAGGCATGTTTGGAAGATTTTGAAGAGACAATGTAAATTTGATCCAATGTAATGTTGAAACAACCAGATGGGCTACAGTTCAAATTAATTGCTTTCTCACTTGCAGAAGTTCCA harbors:
- the LOC108347296 gene encoding probable polygalacturonase At3g15720 encodes the protein MQRLIIFLLIIGFVSPCLCVRSTVITEKNTYNVIDYGAHGDGKSDDSRAFESAWKDTCGTKGTPTLIIPQKGAFLLKGIALNGPCIATKVNIKLQGKIVAPSKDEWVKGRSNLIEITNVTNLSIDGSGGSIDGYGASWWQCQPCGRPTILRFKFCNDLSVSHVTITNSPKAHIRINNCENATFSNISIDSPGNSYNTDGIDIFASKHILIEDSNIRCGDDCIAISDGSSNINATRIACGPGHGISIGSLGRDGSFETVSEVYVKNCSFTNTTNGARIKTAPGGSGYARHITFEDIRLMHVMNPIIIDQTYGSQNSKGKGLNVSDVTFRGFRGTSASDEAITLNCGLPGCSNIVLDDIDIVSSEPGKRVSCSCNNARGRVTSTDPKCSFSNKRINV